The following is a genomic window from Chionomys nivalis chromosome 24, mChiNiv1.1, whole genome shotgun sequence.
ttgctgtgataaaaacatgagcaagcaaacttaaaaaagaaagcattaatttGGGACTCATAGTTCCAGAGGAGtagagtccatgatcatcatggcagggagcatggcagtgggcAGGAAGGAATTTCAccggaggaatagctgagagaaCACATTTGGCCCACAAGCATGAGGCTGAGAGAGAGTTAACTAAGAAAGACGTGGGCTTTTGGAACTTAAAAGCCTGatcccagtgacatacctcctcgaactaggtcacacctcctaatctttcccaaacagttccaccaactggggacctaACAGTCAAAGATATGagcattcaaactatcacattcTACTCGCTGCCCTCCATCGGTGTATGACCATATCATAATACCAAAGTGCTTagtacaacttcaaaagtccACATCGTATCTCAGTCTCAagactgtttaaaagtccaaagtctcttctgagactcacagTAATCTCTTTTAACTAGAAGCCCctgtaaaagcaaaaagcaaactaCATACGTCCAACATACAGTGGCACAGAAAATGCACTACAATACCAAAAAGCAGTAATAGGGCACAGTGAGACAATACTGGATCAAAGCAACACTAGAACCCAATGGGGGGACCCCAAATCCTGCACTTCTATTTGTGTGTGACGTCAAAGGACTTAGATGACTCCACGTGTCCAGCTTTGCTGACTGCAACACACTGTTCTCTCTCGGGCTGCTTCTACCCCTGTGTGAAGCTGTCCTTAGGAgatatcccacagctctggcatctccaacactGTGGGGACTCCAACACAATTCAGGCTCCCTTTTAGAGATTTATGGAATGGCTTTCCAGGCCTCCATGCAAGAATTTCCCTACTACATACCTGGCCTTGGTGACTTTCCTTAATTTCTGTGGAATATTCTACAACGCTGTTACTGTTATATCCTTCATGACTATAAAGTCACAAGCCTGGGGCTAATGTCTCTTTCCTCGGGGCAGAACCTGAACCTCtccttttttgaattttatttgtgtAAGATTgatttgttgcttttctttgttgtatGAAATTTCCATTAATtccttaggcttttttttttttttttttttttttgtagagttggaagcttagctgagtAGGGTCGTGCCCTGAGGACACCATCTCTGTTCCATTCTGAATCAAGCCTCTCCCGATTTCTCTCAGCATCAGTCTTGACCCTAACTTTCTATATTGTAAGAGGGTCAGGGAGCCAGACCAGAGTCACAATAGGTTTCTAACAGCCCCTAAACACTGAGTTACTAAACAATCCTAAAATAATCCATAAACTTTTTGTTTAAACCCACTAATCAGGCCATAGTCTAATCTTTCTCTGAAATTCCCCTAACTTAGTTTAAAAGAGAGGACTGTAAGCCTCTCAGGTCATTGCCATGTGCCAGCCCAAAATGTTGGAATTGTGTTGCCAGAGGTTTCTGTCATTAGCCCATAACATGTACccgtgttagccacgtggcttggtagctttgatcagcgaggcattctcatcccgctttctctgtgtctgccttcctttctgatgatgactgcagactatgtctttcctcttcccagaattctcctgttctcattgtccaccTTTAACTCCTGCCTGGTTACCCAACCTATACTTCCTGagtggctactggccaatcagtcttttattaaaacaatacaagactattgtcccacagcattcttGTTTATTGCATTCATGACTGGGGGTCTATGATGCGACTCCTCACAGACTCTAATGTCCTGCtgctccttttctccttaaaCTGTACCTTTTGTAATTCCTCTTCCCCCACTTGCTCCTTTGCATAACAGAACTGCATGTAAGTCATTACTAAAACCAAATGCCAGGCTCAATATTAGGCTCCTGAAATTTCCTTTGCTAAGAAGATTAGTGCAAAACTTTTCAGTTTATCCTGACACAGATTCTtagaacaagagcaaaaagtaGTCACTTTCTTTATCAAAACATCACAAGAATGGTATCTCGCTCAGTTCCTAATATTGTTCCCATTTGCAACCCTGGCTCCTATTAGAATGGCTCATGAAGCCCCATTTGCAGTATTCACCTCTGCTTTCCTCTcgtccaaagtcccaaagtctttgCATTTCTGCCCCAAGCAGCAaggtcaggcctgtcacagctgTAGCCCCACTCCCAGTATCAACTTctgtctttgttacttttctatttctgtgacaagCAGCAtggccaagacaacttataaaagaaaacatttaatttgtggCTCATAgattcagagggttagagtccatgaccatcatggcatgGAGCATGTCAGTAGGCATGGCAGTGGATCAGTGGCTGGGAGCTTACATATGATGAATAAGGTAAGGGTGTGGGGAGAAAAGggggtagagaaagagagagagggggagggaggagagagtgcTAAGTGGGAATGgattgggcttttgaaacctcaaaggtcTTCCTCAATGACacatctccaacaaggccacacttcctaatccttcccaaataattcCATCAACTAGGGAGacagtattcaaatacatgagactATAGGGCATTCTCAGTCACCCCACCACTGGAACCAGATACTAAGTCCTGGTGAAAATGAAAGTCacattatttaattttctcattgaGATATTCTGTCAAATATCTAAAATAATGATTGTGCTTTTATGTTCATATTCTAACTCAGGAAAGGATTATGATTGAATCATTTGGATAGGAAAAGATCTATCAATAACTCAGAGATCATATGGCCATCCATACCTTATGCCAAATGTCCATAGCTATATAAACTAGGTTGTAGGGTCAAGTGGTATTACTACTGCAATGGCTACAATGCAGATCTGTGATATGGAAGGACAAGGCTAGCAAACTGCTTGAAGAAGGCAGGGCAAATGAACACTTACTAGAAGAGTAAGGAGATGGGTATATCAGTTACTTGTTCTTGCTGTGCTAGAACAGCATTATAACAACAACTTAAAGGAGCCTTTTTTGGTTTATGGTTCTAGAGAGACAGCTCCCATCATGATAGGGAAGTCATGGCACCAGACAGGAAAAGGCTGAGAGCAGGAACAGGAAACCAGCTGACCACATTCTCATTCATACCCTGGGATCAGAGAGAGATAACCGGAAAGTGGGGAGGCAACACACACTCAAACCCTCACCCGCGAGTGGCATACTTTTCCAACAAGGTTCTACCTCATTTATTCTGTAAAGTAGACAGAACTCTTAAAATCTGCTGACATATATACCCATATTTATGAGTTTAAATTTGAGAGAAATTCTTCAGGATGAAAGAAAAGTATTCAGAATGGCAATTTATagtatacttttattttatttttaacaactttAAACTTTATTACATAAAAATTGTATAAACACAACTGTAacataataaacataaaagtTAAATACAAGTTTATCACACATAAAATGGATGATTGTATCATTGGCAATATCAAAGCTAAACATGAAATCCCCACTTCCACAGTGGGAATAGGATATAGCAATATTAATCTaataaattacataaaaacataactttaataaactttttaaataattcaataTAGACCTAGCAAAGCTGAGGTTTGGATTTAATGAGCCTGTGATAAAAATGGATATATACCATTACAGTCATTTCTAATCAACTTCTAAAACTAAGGTGGGTCTCCCTCATTCTGTGAAAGATTGTGTCTTTAAATTCTTGTCTTTACAGTCCTGGACAGGAGGCAGCAGATTGGCCACATCCTATGACCACACAGGTCAACATGAGTTCTGGAATGGCAGCAAGTAGATAGGCCACATCCTACGGCCACACAGGTCTACATGAGTCCTGGACTGGCAGGCAGATGTCTGGCCAAATCCTATGACCACACAGGTCTTCATGATTCCAGACAGGCAGCCAGTAGCTTAGCCACATCCATGGTCACATATGTCTACAATCTAGGGACATCCAGGAGAGTATGGTGAGTCAGAAAAGAATCAGTCTAtacaattcatttttctttcttggactattttcaaactttaaaaatacataaaaacacacatcAGCTTTAATTTAACAGATCCAACTCCAGCATTAGAGATGCTAGTCAGCACTGCCTGCCTCCTCTTGTTGATGTCCCTCATGGTCTTCAACGGGAATAACACTGTAATGCGCATTCCTTCCAGGGATAAACAGTGCACACAAGGAATAGAGTTGAGAGTTACAGGACACTGGAAAATGACAACTTTCAAAGATTGCAAATGagttaatgaaaacaaacaattatGGGGGGaggcaagaaaacaaataaaaaacaattcaTAAACTAAATCCAGCATTGAAACAGTATTTTTGGACATGTGTTCTTATGAGGGTTGAACAGCAGTTCCTAAGCTTGCAATGGTTACATGCATCTTATAGACGGCACTGGGCAGGACTCCCCAAGTTAGGACTTCATTGAAGAGAGTGGGCTTTATCGTGTTGGACAGCTCTGTATctgttttcaatattttccaTCTTGAATGAAGTATCTAGAAGCATGGATGGAAAAGTGCAGGATTCCATAGCAACCGGGAGGATGTTGTTACAGTAAGTGACTGTGCAGGATCTCCCATACCATCCTCTTCCTAAAGAGGGGCATGTGATGCTGAGAAAAGGTGATAGGTTGGTCTCTAGAGATGTAATCTGCATATTTGCAGGTAAACACGCCACAGTCGCTCCCGTTCAGCTGTTGAGGAATCTCCGCTGATGTCATGCTGTATTGCTTCCACTCCAAAGGGTCCAGCTCCATGTTCCTTCGAGTCTTGCTCTCATTTTGTAAATACTGGAAGATTGTTTCACAGATACTCTGCCCTGTGTGTCCCATTGAGTCATAATATATAATACTGCGTTTCCTTAGGTCAATTTCTATTAGACTCCAATGTACCTGCTGGTGAATAGGCactaaaatgatttctttttcaaatagaTTTATTCCTCTAGTCCATCTTTTAACAGCACCGTAGCCGCCATGTTTTAGCTTAGGGTAGAAAAAAGTGCTAAAGGCATGAAGAGCAGGGTAGCCTTCACTGTCATTTCGCTGAACCAGAAGATTCATGTAGAAATTAATTACCTCATCATTAAGCCACTCACCAGCCTGTAGTGTCTGGATATCTCCTCTAGTAATTCTCAATTTGAATGCAGTACTTAAAATTTCCTCTTGGGGCCCTGGACCTAGTgccttcttgatttctttgtccATGTCCTGGGTCACATCAAGGACTTCGTCTGTTCCTCTGCCCTTTCCTTGGCCTGCAGCAGGCTGATTCTCTGTAGTAAATACGGGCATCTTGTTGGGGAGTAACCTGCAGCTGCCACTATGCGGGAATTGAGCCCGTGTTCCTTGCAAGTCAGACTCCAAGTGGTGTCGCCTTCTTTCTTCAAGGGTTGctccctctttcttctgtgaATCAGAAGATTCCTTGGTAGATTGTGTGTCTAGGGACAGACATTCTCTTGTGGCAACAGCAACAGATTGTTTAGGATCACACTGAGTTGGACTGGATCCATGACTCTGCCCTTCCACAGATCTTTTGATGTTCAAAGTATCCGGGAGGGTTGTGTGAGCCCTGGGTGGGTCAGAGTTCATGTCACTATTGTGTTGAAGGCACTGCTGTAACTTTCGGTACTTTTCCCTTTGATGGTCTTGGGCAAATTCTTCCATGACACAATAGGGCCGCTTCCGACCCTTACCACCATCAGCAGACTTTCTCTCAGTTACACCCTGCTCCCGTGGACCTTTGGCCCACTCTAGGGGCTTTAGTTGTTTTGGACTCTCTTCCCGGGGTTTCCGTGGCTGCTCTTTGACTGGCTGTTGGCTTTCAAGCCGTAGATCTCGCTGTTCCTGAGCTATCCTCTTCCGAGCCTTGCTGGGCTCTTCAAACTCCCAATCTGTTGTACCCTCATCCTGGCGTTTCAGTTTTCCACCATGTCTCAAGGCTTCAGATTCCATCTCCGTGCCTCCTTCGTCCTGCTGTTTCCTTTTTCTACACTGTCTGGAAGCTTCAGGCTTCATCTCCATCCCACACCGTCCTGGTTGCCACAAGAATTCACTGCCTGGATTACCTGTGTTGGGTGCTGGACCCCGATGTCGGGAGAACCACTTACTCCAGTAAATGTAAAATCCACAAGTTGGTTCAAAATCAGAAACCTATCCAGTCACAGGATGAAGAGCTCAGAGTAGCTTTTTTTCATAAAGAGAGTTGATTGGGATATCAGGGTTAGTCAAAGTATGAAGCCAACTGAGTGGGCAGCGTCGGGAACCGATTGGTGAACAACCAAGTGTTCGCAGTTCACCAGGGTCCACTGCGGGAAACCCCGTGGAGTTCTAGGACTACTTCTTTAGAAATGTCCCTCTAGGGCACAGTAAGTGGCTAAAGACCCAGGATACCAAAATCAGACAAACTGTCCTAGTCACTGTAAGACACCAGG
Proteins encoded in this region:
- the LOC130866078 gene encoding sentrin-specific protease 2-like; the protein is MEMKPEASRQCRKRKQQDEGGTEMESEALRHGGKLKRQDEGTTDWEFEEPSKARKRIAQEQRDLRLESQQPVKEQPRKPREESPKQLKPLEWAKGPREQGVTERKSADGGKGRKRPYCVMEEFAQDHQREKYRKLQQCLQHNSDMNSDPPRAHTTLPDTLNIKRSVEGQSHGSSPTQCDPKQSVAVATRECLSLDTQSTKESSDSQKKEGATLEERRRHHLESDLQGTRAQFPHSGSCRLLPNKMPVFTTENQPAAGQGKGRGTDEVLDVTQDMDKEIKKALGPGPQEEILSTAFKLRITRGDIQTLQAGEWLNDEVINFYMNLLVQRNDSEGYPALHAFSTFFYPKLKHGGYGAVKRWTRGINLFEKEIILVPIHQQVHWSLIEIDLRKRSIIYYDSMGHTGQSICETIFQYLQNESKTRRNMELDPLEWKQYSMTSAEIPQQLNGSDCGVFTCKYADYISRDQPITFSQHHMPLFRKRMVWEILHSHLL